A single Alosa sapidissima isolate fAloSap1 chromosome 17, fAloSap1.pri, whole genome shotgun sequence DNA region contains:
- the LOC121688115 gene encoding uncharacterized protein LOC121688115 isoform X1, with translation MLSLATNSNFTEGQFVNQPTMASTESHVWVGFIEGLPVVSSVREAVEWVLAVAADDLPLAEEKLKVITARLEEGDKLKEFKSLRSSSGYSSDSTSASSSASLPSMHVESIPEMDLMAHIVAVGQKNKGKKADESVQDRARKKEVQEVQDETLKKIRLIDKTYKFPENERLDDYGQRSGRGEHVINNNVIKIYRKVVREHFNQDIDMACPLDDDTANAIMYELVVHFDIGELYINANALIYGEYCRRFKEASKAFLTNNSQENRKRVDNIVHHMNEERKEAYVDPYAKAKWIGNQERRRDRFQAIRNKVATMFNNWAEYFAKVKDGLDGPSSRTVQ, from the exons ATGCTATCATTGGCAACTAACAGCAATTTTACTGAG GGACAGTTTGTGAATCAACCAACTATGGCCAGTACTGAAAGCCATGTGTGGGTGGGCTTCATAGAGGGCCTTCCAGTGGTCAGCTCTGTAAGAGAAGCCGTGGAGTGGGTCCTGGCTGTGGCTGCAGATGACTTACCTTTGGCCGAAGAGAAACTGAAGGTCATCACTGCCAGGCTTGAGGAGGGGGACAAGCTGAAAGAGTTCAAGTCTCTTCGGAGTTCGTCAGGATATTCCTCTGACAGCACATCTGCCAGCTCATCAGCCAGCCTGCCTTCAATGCATGTGGAAA GTATTCCTGAAATGGACCTGATGGCCCACATAGTAGCAGTGGGCCAGAAGAACAAAGGGAAAAAAGCAGATGAATCAGTACAAGACAGGGCTCGCAAAAAGGAAGTGCAAGAAGTTCAAGATGAGACACTAAAGAAAATTCGCCTCATCGACAAAACATATAAGTTCCCAGAAAATGAAAGGCTTGATGATTATGGTCAAAGGTCTGGAAGGGGTGAGCATGTCATCAATAATAATGTCATTAAGATTTACCGTAAAGTTGTAAGGGAGCACTTCAACCAAGACATCGATATGGCCTGCCCCCTTGATGATGACACAGCAAACGCCATTATGTATGAGTTAGTGGTACATTTTGATATAGGCGAACTGTATATCAACGCTAATGCACTGATATATGGTGAATACTGTAGGAGATTTAAGGAAGCTTCTAAAGCTTTCCTGACAAATAATAGTCAAGAAAACAGGAAGCGTGTGGATAACATTGTACATCACATGAATGAGGAAAGGAAAGAGGCTTATGTAGATCCATATGCTAAGGCAAAATGGATTGGAAAtcaggagagaagaagagatcgATTTCAGGCAATCAGAAATAAAGTTGCAACCATGTTCAACAACTGGGCTGAATATTTTGCCAAAGTTAAAGATGGACTAGACGGACCGTCTAGCCGCACTGTACAGTAG
- the LOC121688115 gene encoding uncharacterized protein LOC121688115 isoform X2, protein MLSLATNSNFTEGQFVNQPTMASTESHVWVGFIEGLPVVSSVREAVEWVLAVAADDLPLAEEKLKVITARLEEGDKLKEFKSLRSSSGYSSDSTSASSSASLPSMHVESIPEMDLMAHIVAVGQKNKGKKADESVQDRARKKEVQEVQDETLKKIRLIDKTYKFPENERLDDYGQRSGRGLYKISVQVRTNILLPKLGSVVSVEKV, encoded by the exons ATGCTATCATTGGCAACTAACAGCAATTTTACTGAG GGACAGTTTGTGAATCAACCAACTATGGCCAGTACTGAAAGCCATGTGTGGGTGGGCTTCATAGAGGGCCTTCCAGTGGTCAGCTCTGTAAGAGAAGCCGTGGAGTGGGTCCTGGCTGTGGCTGCAGATGACTTACCTTTGGCCGAAGAGAAACTGAAGGTCATCACTGCCAGGCTTGAGGAGGGGGACAAGCTGAAAGAGTTCAAGTCTCTTCGGAGTTCGTCAGGATATTCCTCTGACAGCACATCTGCCAGCTCATCAGCCAGCCTGCCTTCAATGCATGTGGAAA GTATTCCTGAAATGGACCTGATGGCCCACATAGTAGCAGTGGGCCAGAAGAACAAAGGGAAAAAAGCAGATGAATCAGTACAAGACAGGGCTCGCAAAAAGGAAGTGCAAGAAGTTCAAGATGAGACACTAAAGAAAATTCGCCTCATCGACAAAACATATAAGTTCCCAGAAAATGAAAGGCTTGATGATTATGGTCAAAGGTCTGGAAGGG GCCTCTACAAGATCAGTGTGCAAGTGAGGACAAACATTCTTCTTCCAAAACTGGGGTCAGTTGTCTCTGTGGAAAAAGTGTAA
- the mrps17 gene encoding 28S ribosomal protein S17, mitochondrial — MSVKQASVHAKWVIGRVIGTKMAKTAKVRVTRLVLDPYLLKYYNKRKTYFAHDALQQCTVGDIVLLKALPEKRSKHVKHELSEIVYKVGNVVDPLTGKKVAGRRFLEPLTESAESTEESLTEKLKELNITASSTSASS; from the exons ATGTCTGTGAAGCAAGCGTCTGTCCACGCAAAATGGGTCATCGGTAGAGTAATTGGCACAAAGATGGCAAAAACGGCCAAGGTCCGTGTCACGAGGCTTGTTTTGGACCCCTATCTTCTTAAG TATTATAACAAAAGGAAGACATACTTCGCACATGATGCATTACAGCAGTGTACCGTGGGTGACATCGTGCTTTTGAAAGCTTTACCCGAAAAGAGGTCAAAGCACGTAAAGCATGAACTTTCAGAAATTGTGTACAAAGTTGGCAACGTCGTTGATCCGTTAACGGGAAAGAAAGTAGCAGGCCGCAGGTTCCTGGAACCCTTGACAGAATCTGCAGAATCGACGGAGGAGTCACTGACAGAGAAGCTAAAAGAACTGAATATTACTGCCTCTTCAACTAGTGCAAGCTCTTAA
- the LOC121688520 gene encoding uncharacterized protein LOC121688520 yields the protein MASKRLTIIVLVCALCYLEPDLTGWIVSKPLAPPEQWASTPGISPNPFSALTQFALQLMVKQEQDAHKRVKVTPVRPTDAEPCSMEHTLLMRGPFMVVEDLLLEREHRENILHFTGKTDEVFQRSRVSQTRANSQSPEVKRAGEGSLPGTAVREAVHRVETETRRPGAIVWVISFHRICLLVTLGLLARITIRILLQNTNAPEESKSEGQKGSNLPSTCTITVPQNRAGPHRRKRRGVRSCKDC from the exons ATGGCTTCGAAACGCCTCACCAtcattgtgttggtgtgtgcccTGTGCTACCTTGAACCAGATTTAACTGGTTGGATTGTTTCAAAACCTCTAGCACCACCCGAGCAGTGGGCCAGTACTCCCGGCATTTCACCGAATCCCTTCAGTGCGCTGACTCAATTCGCCCTGCAACTGATGGTCAAACAGGAACAGGATGCTCATAAGAGAGTCAAGGTAACCCCAGTTAGACCCACGGATGCTGAGCCCTGCTCCATGGAGCACACACTCCTCATGAGAGGACCATTCATGGTGGTGGAGGACCTGCtgttagagagagagcacagagaaaACATCCTGCATTTCACAGGCAAAACAGATGAAGTGTTTCAGAGAAGCAGAGTCAGCCAGACCAGAGCTAACAGCCAGAGTCCTGAGGTGAAGAGAGCAGGGGAGGGGTCTCTCCCAGGGACAGCCGTGAGAGAAGCTGTTCACAGAGTGGAGACAGAGACTAGGAGACCTGGTGCCATTGTATGGGTGATCTCCTTTCACCGCATCTGTCTGCTGGTCACCTTGGGCCTCTTGGCCAGGATCACCATCCGGATACTTCTGCAG AACACAAATGCGCCAGAGGAGTCCAAGTCTGAGGGACAGAAAGGGTCGAATCTGCCTAGCACCTGCACCATCACTGTGCCCCAGAACAGAGCTGGTCCTCACAGGAGAAAAAGGAGAGGGGTGCGGAGCTGCAAAGACTGCTAA